In Actinomadura luteofluorescens, the sequence TTGACGATGCTGACGTCCAGCAGCGTCATGAACGCCGCCACAAGGCACACAGAGAGCGCCTGCCAGCGCTTGTTCATTGCCTTTTCTCCTCCTTCGGGCCGTGTTTATTGCAGTGCTCTCCTCCTTCGGGCCTGGCGGCCCTCCATCGTCGGGCACCGCGGCGATCGCTGGCATCGCTCCGGCTCGCCTTGCGGCTCGCTTCGCGATCAGATTCTTGCTTCGCTCGAATCTGCCTTCGGACGCGATCGCGGCTGTTGCGGTTGTTGCGTGGTCGCGGTGGTGGCTGAGGGCGCTGTGATGGCTAAGGTCGGCTCATGACCGACATTGAACCGGAGGACGGGGCCGAGGAGTTGCAGTGCTCCGCCAAGGGGTGCCGCGCGGACGCCGTGTGGGCGCTGCGATGGAACAACCCGAAGATCCACACGCCGGAGCGGCGGAAGATCTGGCTCGCCTGCGACGAGCACCGCCAGAGCCTGTCGGCGTTCCTTGATCGCCGCGACTTCCTGAAGGACGTGGTGCCGGTCGCCGAACGCGACGAGCCGGCCGACGGCTAGGGCCTGTCTCGAAGTGCCCGGCCACGCGCGCGAACGCGTGACCTGGCCGGTGGAGCGAGGCCGGAGGCGAGCGGAGCCGGGCAGATCGCGAAGCGATGCCGCGGTCGCCCAGGCCAGGTCACGCAGCGAGCCGCCAGGCGAGCGAAGTGGGCCGGGACTGAGAAACACAGCCGCAAGGCGAGCGAAGTGGGCCGGGACTGAGAAGCAGCCTATGCGTCGTCGAGGACCGGCTCGCCGGCCTGCTCGGGCACCTCGGCCCGCCAGCCCTCGGCCATCTCGGTCAGCCGCGCGGCGCCGTCCCGCGCGGGCACGCCGCGGCCGACCGCGAGGCCGAGCAGGTAGGCCGTCAGCGGCGCGCCGGGCCGTGCGACGTTGTGGGCGACGTCGCGGGCGAGGTCCAGGACCAGGCCCTGGTCGACGTCCCCGCGCTCCAGGCCCAGTTCGAGGCACGCCGCGTTGATCCAGTCCTCAAGGACAGCCATGGGTTCCCCCTTCGAGCATGGTCCTGGTGGTGTGCCCACTCTCCCACGATCAAAGCAGGCGCTCGGCGGCGGCCAGCTGTTCGGGAGTGTCGCAGTCGAACCACGCGGGGCGGCCGCCGGGCGGCGGCGCGACCGGGACGGGGGCCAGCGGGCCGAGCAGGCCGCGCAGGGACGCGCCGTCGTAGGCGGCCAGCGACTCCCGCAGGGCGGCCGCGCGCCAGCAGCCCGCGAGCCACTGCTCGCGGCCGTCCCCGTCCACCAGGACGGCCCCGTCCCGCTCCCCCGCCGCCTCCAGCAGCGCGGCGACGTGGGCGGGCCGCAGGAACGGCAGGTCCGCCGCCAGCAGCACCAGCCTGGCCGCGCGGACCTCGGCGAGCCCGGCGCGCAGCGCGGGCACCGGCCCGCCGCCCGGCGGGTCCTCGCGGACGACGACGGCGCCCGGCAGGACGTCGCGGCGCGGCCCCACCACGATCAGCCGGGACGCGCCGGACGCGGCCGCCGCCGACCATTCGATCAGCCGGCGTCCCCCCACGGAGGCCGCGGGCTTGTCGGCGCCGAACCGCCGGGCGCGCCCGCCCGCGAGCAGCACGGCGTCGAAGGGCGCGCCGGCGTCCACGCGGCTCAGCCGCCGATCGCCGACATGGGCCGGGCGGGCTGGAGGAACGACGGGTCGTCGATGCCGTGCCCGGCGCGCTTGGTCCGTACGGCCGCGCGCCAGCGGTCGGCCAGTTCGGCGTCGGCGGCGCCGGCGCGCATCGCGTCCCGCAGGTTGGACTCCTCGGTGGCGAACAGGCAGTTGCGGACCTGCCCGTCGGCGGTGAGCCGCACCCGGTCGCAGGCGCCGCAGAACGGCCGGGTCACCGAGCCGATCACGCCGACCGTCTCGGGGCCGCCGTCGACCAGGAACGACTCGGCGGGAGCGCTGCCCCGCTCGTGCCCGTGATCGGGCACGAGGTCGAACTCGGCGGACAGCCGGTCCAGGATCTCGTCCGCGGTGATCATGTTCTCGCGGGTCCAGCCGTGCTGGGCGTCCAGCGGCATCTGCTCGATGAACCGCAGCCGGTAGCCGTGCTCCAGGCAGTAGCGCAGCAGCGGGACGGCCTCGTGGTCGTTGACCCCGCGCATCAGCACCGTGTTGATCTTGACCGGGGCCAGCCCGGCCCGCCGCGCCGCCGCCAGCCCCTCCAGTACGTCGGCGAGCCGGTCGCGGTGCGCGAGGCGCCGGAAGGTCTCGCGGTCGAGGGTGTCGAGGGAGACGTTCACCCGGTCGAGCCCGGCCTCGGCCAGCGGCGCGGCCAGCCGGTCGAGCCCGATCCCGTTGGTGGTCAGCGAGATCTGGGGACGCGGCGCCTGCTCCGCCGTCCGCCGCACGATGCCGGCGAGCCCGCGCCGCAGCAGCGGCTCGCCGCCGGTGTAGCGGACCTCGGTGACGCCGAGGTCGCGCACGGCGAGTCCGACCAGCCGGACGACCTCGTCGTCGGTGAGCAGTTCCGGCTTCGGCAGCCAGTCCAGCCCCTCGGGCGGCATGCAGTACGAGCAGCGCAGGTTGCACCGGTCGGTGAGGGAGACCCGCAGGTCCGTCGCGGTACGGCCGAAGGTGTCGACCAGCACGGGCACCCCTTCCTGTCGCGGTCTGGATCTCCAGCCTATTGCGGCGGTTGACGATCCGATCCCCCGCGGGAGACGGTGATCTTCAGCCGAGGAGCAGGGAGGCCGGAGTGGCGACGTCGCGGGAGTGGGAGTTCGCGGGCACGCGGGGAGCCGTCAACGCCCGGATCTGGGCGGACGGCGAGCCGCGCTACGTCGCGGTGCTCGTGCACGGCTACGGCGAGCACCTCGGCCGCTACGACCACGTCGCGGACGTCCTGGTCCGGCACGGCGCCGTCGTCTGCGGTCCGGACCACGCGGGCCACGGCCGCTCGGCCGGCGACCGCGTGCTGGTCGAGGACTTCGCGGACGTCGTCGCCGACCTGCACACGGTCGTGGAGGCGGCCCGCGGCGACCACCCGGACCTGCCCGTCGTCATGATCGGCCATTCCATGGGCGGTCTGATCGCCGCCCGGTACGCCCAGCTCCACGGCGCCGGCCTCGCCGCCCTCGTGCTGTCCGGCCCGGTCCTCGGCCGCTGGCACGTCGTCGAGGAGCTGCTGCCCCTCGACGCGATGCCGGACGAGCCGATCGACACCTCCACGCTCTCGCGCGACCCGGCCGTCGGCAGGGCCTACACCGAGGACCCCCTGATCTGGCACGGCCCGTTCAAGAAGCCCACCGTCCGGGCGCTGGACGACGCCCTGCGCCGCGTCGGCGAGCACGGGTCCCTGGGCGCGCTGCCGACCTTCTACGTCCACGGCGAGGCCGACGAGCTCGTCCGCCCGCGCGACACCCGCGTCGGCATCGAGGCGATCCGCGGGGACGACCTCACCGAGCGCCTCTACCCGGGCGCCCGGCACGAGGTCTTCAACGAGACCAACCGCGACGAGGTCCTCGCCGACGTCACCGCGTTCATCGACCGCGTGCTGCCGGAGGCGCCGAAGCCCGGCTCGTGAGGCGGCGGCGCCCCGGCGGGGGTCAGCCCTTCACGCAGATGAGCTGGCGGAGGTGCGCCACGACCTCGACGAGGTCGGACTGGGCCTCGATCACCGCGTCCAGGTCCTTGTAGGCGCCGGGGATCTCGTCCACGACACCGCTGTCCTTGCGGCACTCGACGCCCCTGGTCTGCTCGACCAGGTCCTCGACGGTGAAGTGCTTGCGGGCCTTGTTGCGGCTCATCCTGCGGCCCGCCCCGTGGGAGGCGGAGTTGTAGGCGGTCTCGTTGCCGAGGCCGCGGACGATGTAGGTGCCGGTCGCCATGGAGCCCGGGATGATCCCGAGGTCGCCGCGCCCGGCGCGGATCGCGCCCTTGCGGGTGACGAGCAGCTCGACGCCGCCGTACTCCTCCTCCGCCACGTAGTTGTGGTGGCAGGAGATGACCTCGCCCCACCTGCAGCGCTTCTCGCCGAACCGCTTGGTGACGACGTTCTGCGCGAGCGCGGTCATGACGGCGCGGTTGCGGCGCGCGTACTCCTGCGCCCAGAACAGGTCGTGGCGGTAGGCGTCCATCTTCGCGGTGCCCTTGAGGAACACCGCGAGGTCGCCGTCCGGCAGGTCCTGGTTGTGGGGCAGCTTGCGGGCGGCCTCGATGTGGTGCTCGGCCAGCTCGTTGCCGATGTTGCGCGACCCCGAGTGCAGGACGAGCCAGATCGCGCCGTCGTCGTCGGCGCACAGCTCCAGGAAGTGATTGCCGCCGCCGAGCGTGCCCATCTGCGAGCGGGCGCGGCCGTGGCGGGACCGGACCGCCGGGTGCAGGTCGTCGAAGCCCTGCCAGAAGTCGTACCAGCCGCGTTCCTTGAGGCCCGGGAGCGCGGACGGGTCGACGGCGTTCTTGTGCGAGCCGCGGCCCACCGGGATCGCCTTCTCCAGGCGGCTGCGCAGCCCGGCCAGGTCGTCCGGCATGTCCTCGACGGTGAGGGACGACTTGACGGCGGTCATGCCGCAGCCGATGTCGACGCCCACGGCCGCCGGGGACACCGCGTCCCTCATCGCGATCACCGAGCCGACGGTGGCGCCCTTGCCGTAGTGGACGTCGGGCATCACCGCGAGGCCCTCCACCCACGGCAGGGCGGAGACGTTGCGCAGCTGGTCGAGGGCGAGGTCCTCGACGCTCTGCGGGTCGGTCCACATCCGGATCGGGACGCGTCCGCCCTTCAGGGTCTGGTACGGCATTCCCACTCCTTGATCGACGGAACCGGACCGCGATCTATGACGCCAGAGTCACCCCTCCCGGTTCAACCGGTTTTCGCCCTGCCGGCGCTCGGTGAGGCCGAGCCTGTCGAGGTGGCGCAGCAGGGCGACGGCGACGTCGCGGCCGGTCCCGAGGGCGTCGCCGGCCTGCGCGGGCGTGAACGGCTGCGGCAGCCCCGACAGGACGCGCAGCGCCTCCCGGTCGGCGCCCGGGAGCAGCACGAGACCGTCGTCGATCCGCAGGACGGCGCCCGCGCGTTCGGCGCCGGCGAGGGTGTCGCCGGTGAGGCCCAGCTCTTCGAGGCGCCCGGCGCTGGGCGGCACGAACGGGGCGTCGGCGAGGTCGGCGCGGAGCCGCTCCACGGCCGCGGCCCAGGGCGGAGGCGGCGTCGCGGCGACCGCCGTCGGCGCGGGCTCGGCGGCCGGTGCCGGGGCGGGGCCGGCGGCCGGGCCGTAGACGCGTCCCGCGTCCAGGCGCAGCGGCGGCCGGACGAGCGCGGCGACGAGCTCCCGGGACGGCAGGCCGAGGCGGAGCCGGACCGCCTCCAAAGGGATCCCGGGGGCGCTCGGGCTCGCGGCGGCGTGCCGGGACGTCTCCTCGGCGAGCCGCTCGAACAGCGACCGCCAGTGCGCCGGGTCGGCGACCCACTCGCCGTTCAGGGCGACGGCGCCGGCCGGGGGCGCGCAGCCCATGAGCGACAGCTCAGAACGGCGGAGCACGCCATGCCGCCGGAGCACCACGGCGCCGTCCGGGCGGTCCGGCCAGGTCGCCAGCTCCCGGGCTCGGGCGGCACCCGCGCCACGTCGCACGAGGGTCGGCGGCCGGACGTCCAGGACGCTCACCCCGGCGATCGAGCGGCGCTCGGGGTCGCGCAGGAGCCCGATGTCGCCGAGGTGGAGGGCGAGCCGGGTGTTGAGGGTCAGGCGGGCCGTGTCGGGGCCGAGGGGCCGCAGCCCGACCGCGACGGCGGCCGACCCGATGTGCAGCGTCATCCGCCGCGCGAGCCTGCCGGACGCTTCGCCGAAGCGGGTCCGGACGTCGACGGAGGTGGTGTGCGTCCAGGCGCCCGGGGTGACCAGGGCCATGCCGGCCTCCACGCGGCCCGCGTCGCGCAGCGTCAGCACGACGCGGGAGACCCCGCCGACCGAGTCGCGGGGCTCGTCGGCGCAGCCGATCGTCCGGACGCGGACCCGCTCGCCCGCTGGCATGAGGAGCAGCTCGTCCCCGACGGCGACCGTCCCGGCGGCGAGGGTGCCGGCGATGACGGTCTGCCGCCCGGCGGTGAACGCCCGGTCGGCCCACAGCCGCACCGGCGCTGCCGGGTCGGGCACGGGCAGCCGGCCGGCGAGGCGGTCGAGCGCGGCGGCCAGCTCGGCCGTCCCGGCGCCGGTCTCGGCGCTCACCGCGACGGCCTCCGCGCCGCGCAGCGCGGTCCCGGCCAGCCGCTCGCGGATCTGGCGGAGCGCGGGCTTGGGATCGGCGGCGTCGGCCTTGGTGACGGCGAGGACGCCGAAGCGGACGCCGAGCGCACCAAGGGCGTCCAGATGCTCGCGCGTCTGCGGCATCCAGCCCTCGTCGGCGGCGACGGCGAGCAGGACCGCGGACGCGGGCGCCGCGACGGCGAGCATGTCCGGGACGGACCGCTCGTTCCCCGGGGCGTCGACGAACGCGACGCGCCGGCCCGAGGGCAGCTCCGTCCAGGCGCCCGTCTCACCGGGCCGCCTGCCCGTGAGGGCGCGCACGAGCGCCGACTTGCCGTGCCCACCGTGACCGGCGGTGGTGACGACGTGCATCAGCGTCCTTTCCGGGCCTGAACGCCGATGGCCGCGCGAGGGCGGGCCGTGCGGGGAGGGGCGGTGCGGGAGGTGATGCGGGGGTTGCGCAGACGAAGGTCCACGAAAGGTAACCCTAGGGACGTGCGGGCCCCGCGCAAAACGCCGACGCGCTGGCGCGTCGCGCCGCACCCTCGGGCATCGAGGGGTAAATCCTCCGCTCTACACTTATTTAGGTTAAGTAACTACATGCCGCGCGCCGGAGATCCGGCGACCGGCCGATGCGGGAGGTTCGCATGACCGGCGCCCCGGCGGCTCGCAGGACAGGCGCCCCGGCGGCGGGCGGGGCCGGTGCCCCGGCGGCGCCCGGAGCCGGCGCCCCGGCCGGCCGGCCCACCGGCCCCACCCTGCTCGCGCTCGCCGTCGCCGGGATGGTCGTGTCGGTGCAGCAGACGCTCGTGCTGCCGCTGCTGCCGCAGCTCATGGTCCGGTTCGACGCCCCCATCACGGACGTGACGTGGGTGTTCACCGCGTCCCTGCTGGCCGGCGCCGTCGCCACCCCGCTGCTGACGCGGTTCGGCGACATGTACGGCAAGAAGCGGATGATCCTGCTCGCCCTCGC encodes:
- the mobA gene encoding molybdenum cofactor guanylyltransferase translates to MDAGAPFDAVLLAGGRARRFGADKPAASVGGRRLIEWSAAAASGASRLIVVGPRRDVLPGAVVVREDPPGGGPVPALRAGLAEVRAARLVLLAADLPFLRPAHVAALLEAAGERDGAVLVDGDGREQWLAGCWRAAALRESLAAYDGASLRGLLGPLAPVPVAPPPGGRPAWFDCDTPEQLAAAERLL
- a CDS encoding DUF6457 domain-containing protein; the protein is MAVLEDWINAACLELGLERGDVDQGLVLDLARDVAHNVARPGAPLTAYLLGLAVGRGVPARDGAARLTEMAEGWRAEVPEQAGEPVLDDA
- a CDS encoding alpha/beta hydrolase — translated: MATSREWEFAGTRGAVNARIWADGEPRYVAVLVHGYGEHLGRYDHVADVLVRHGAVVCGPDHAGHGRSAGDRVLVEDFADVVADLHTVVEAARGDHPDLPVVMIGHSMGGLIAARYAQLHGAGLAALVLSGPVLGRWHVVEELLPLDAMPDEPIDTSTLSRDPAVGRAYTEDPLIWHGPFKKPTVRALDDALRRVGEHGSLGALPTFYVHGEADELVRPRDTRVGIEAIRGDDLTERLYPGARHEVFNETNRDEVLADVTAFIDRVLPEAPKPGS
- a CDS encoding selenocysteine-specific translation elongation factor; translated protein: MHVVTTAGHGGHGKSALVRALTGRRPGETGAWTELPSGRRVAFVDAPGNERSVPDMLAVAAPASAVLLAVAADEGWMPQTREHLDALGALGVRFGVLAVTKADAADPKPALRQIRERLAGTALRGAEAVAVSAETGAGTAELAAALDRLAGRLPVPDPAAPVRLWADRAFTAGRQTVIAGTLAAGTVAVGDELLLMPAGERVRVRTIGCADEPRDSVGGVSRVVLTLRDAGRVEAGMALVTPGAWTHTTSVDVRTRFGEASGRLARRMTLHIGSAAVAVGLRPLGPDTARLTLNTRLALHLGDIGLLRDPERRSIAGVSVLDVRPPTLVRRGAGAARARELATWPDRPDGAVVLRRHGVLRRSELSLMGCAPPAGAVALNGEWVADPAHWRSLFERLAEETSRHAAASPSAPGIPLEAVRLRLGLPSRELVAALVRPPLRLDAGRVYGPAAGPAPAPAAEPAPTAVAATPPPPWAAAVERLRADLADAPFVPPSAGRLEELGLTGDTLAGAERAGAVLRIDDGLVLLPGADREALRVLSGLPQPFTPAQAGDALGTGRDVAVALLRHLDRLGLTERRQGENRLNREG
- a CDS encoding RtcB family protein, with translation MPYQTLKGGRVPIRMWTDPQSVEDLALDQLRNVSALPWVEGLAVMPDVHYGKGATVGSVIAMRDAVSPAAVGVDIGCGMTAVKSSLTVEDMPDDLAGLRSRLEKAIPVGRGSHKNAVDPSALPGLKERGWYDFWQGFDDLHPAVRSRHGRARSQMGTLGGGNHFLELCADDDGAIWLVLHSGSRNIGNELAEHHIEAARKLPHNQDLPDGDLAVFLKGTAKMDAYRHDLFWAQEYARRNRAVMTALAQNVVTKRFGEKRCRWGEVISCHHNYVAEEEYGGVELLVTRKGAIRAGRGDLGIIPGSMATGTYIVRGLGNETAYNSASHGAGRRMSRNKARKHFTVEDLVEQTRGVECRKDSGVVDEIPGAYKDLDAVIEAQSDLVEVVAHLRQLICVKG
- the moaA gene encoding GTP 3',8-cyclase MoaA, which produces MLVDTFGRTATDLRVSLTDRCNLRCSYCMPPEGLDWLPKPELLTDDEVVRLVGLAVRDLGVTEVRYTGGEPLLRRGLAGIVRRTAEQAPRPQISLTTNGIGLDRLAAPLAEAGLDRVNVSLDTLDRETFRRLAHRDRLADVLEGLAAARRAGLAPVKINTVLMRGVNDHEAVPLLRYCLEHGYRLRFIEQMPLDAQHGWTRENMITADEILDRLSAEFDLVPDHGHERGSAPAESFLVDGGPETVGVIGSVTRPFCGACDRVRLTADGQVRNCLFATEESNLRDAMRAGAADAELADRWRAAVRTKRAGHGIDDPSFLQPARPMSAIGG